A genome region from Candidatus Omnitrophota bacterium includes the following:
- a CDS encoding TraR/DksA family transcriptional regulator — MMKLDKEELEKYKKMLLKKKEEMLKEVRGVQKDSLNTSQRDASGDLSAYTFHMADVATDSFDREFSLGIATNVQQKILYAIEEALKRIEDKTFGICTECEKQIPKQRLTAMPWAALCLECQAKEDPQKKII; from the coding sequence ATGATGAAGCTTGACAAGGAAGAACTCGAAAAATATAAGAAGATGCTCCTGAAGAAGAAAGAGGAGATGTTGAAAGAGGTCCGCGGCGTCCAGAAGGATTCCTTGAATACGTCGCAGAGGGACGCCTCGGGAGACCTGTCGGCATACACTTTCCACATGGCCGATGTCGCTACCGACAGTTTCGACAGGGAGTTTTCCCTCGGCATCGCGACAAACGTCCAGCAAAAGATACTCTACGCTATAGAAGAGGCGCTCAAGCGCATCGAGGATAAGACCTTCGGTATATGCACAGAATGCGAGAAGCAGATACCCAAGCAGCGCCTTACTGCCATGCCATGGGCTGCCCTATGCCTCGAGTGCCAGGCTAAAGAGGATCCGCAGAAGAAGATAATCTAA
- the lgt gene encoding prolipoprotein diacylglyceryl transferase — translation MHPVLFKIGSYPVYSYGAMLALAFLVCSFLAKRRAASLGMGGEKVLDLMITLIVSGVIGGRLMFVLLDLDYFRSRPLDIFKIWEGGLAWYGGFILAVISGAVFLRMHKMHLLKTADLVIPYIALGQAIGRIGCFLNGCCYGKATALPIGVVFNPEQGAVLPTQLFESVAMFIVYLILRRRVPSNGRTLFLYLMLYSAFRFSVEFLRGDNMLTVMGLTFSQAVSIAIFAAAVILWKIIPSK, via the coding sequence ATGCATCCCGTACTGTTTAAGATAGGTTCCTATCCCGTATATTCCTACGGCGCGATGCTCGCGCTGGCTTTCCTCGTCTGCTCATTTCTCGCCAAAAGGCGCGCCGCCTCGCTCGGCATGGGCGGCGAAAAGGTCCTCGACCTCATGATCACCCTTATCGTATCCGGCGTCATCGGCGGCAGGCTTATGTTCGTCCTTTTGGACCTCGATTATTTCAGGTCAAGGCCCCTGGATATATTCAAAATCTGGGAAGGCGGTCTCGCCTGGTACGGCGGCTTCATCCTGGCGGTCATAAGCGGTGCGGTCTTCCTGCGAATGCATAAGATGCATTTACTGAAGACGGCAGACCTTGTAATCCCGTATATCGCCCTGGGCCAGGCGATCGGCCGCATAGGATGTTTCCTGAACGGCTGCTGCTACGGCAAGGCTACGGCGCTGCCTATCGGCGTGGTCTTCAACCCGGAACAGGGCGCGGTCCTTCCGACTCAGCTCTTCGAGTCAGTTGCTATGTTCATCGTCTATCTTATCTTAAGGAGGCGCGTCCCGTCGAACGGGAGGACGCTTTTTTTGTATCTTATGCTCTATTCGGCTTTCAGGTTCTCGGTCGAGTTCCTTCGCGGAGATAATATGCTTACCGTAATGGGATTGACCTTTTCTCAGGCCGTATCGATAGCCATTTTCGCGGCGGCGGTGATATTATGGAAAATTATACCTTCGAAGTAG
- a CDS encoding RluA family pseudouridine synthase, whose amino-acid sequence MENYTFEVGSEAASTRLDQYLVSVLPKTVSRSHLKKLIGAGCILVNGKPAKPHHKVKSGEKIEVSFEEPASPELKAEDIALKIIYEDDDIIVINKQPGIAVHPAPGTRSGTIVNALLNHCRKLSDLNEGRPGIVHRLDKDTSGVMVAAKNNASHAELARQFKDRAVKKNYLALAKGVIELDNGVVDLPIGRHPSNRQKMAVRYDSERKAVTEYKVIKRFDDFTLVKLDLKTGRTHQIRVHMAYIGHPVLGDEKYGSKGNFPRQALHSYYLRLRHPKDGREMEFKADLPDDMRKMMGPDFFLAF is encoded by the coding sequence ATGGAAAATTATACCTTCGAAGTAGGGTCTGAGGCGGCCTCCACGCGCCTCGACCAGTACCTCGTCTCAGTATTGCCTAAGACGGTCTCGCGCTCCCACTTGAAAAAACTTATAGGCGCCGGGTGCATCCTCGTTAACGGCAAACCGGCCAAACCGCACCATAAGGTCAAGTCCGGAGAGAAGATAGAAGTCTCATTCGAGGAGCCGGCCTCCCCGGAACTGAAGGCCGAGGATATAGCCCTCAAGATAATATACGAAGACGACGATATAATAGTGATAAACAAACAGCCGGGCATCGCAGTCCATCCCGCGCCGGGCACGCGTTCCGGAACGATAGTCAACGCCCTGCTTAACCACTGCAGGAAACTTTCCGACTTGAACGAGGGGAGGCCGGGAATAGTCCATCGCCTCGACAAGGACACATCCGGCGTGATGGTCGCGGCGAAAAATAACGCCAGCCACGCAGAACTCGCGAGGCAGTTCAAGGACCGCGCCGTAAAGAAGAATTACCTGGCCCTGGCCAAGGGCGTCATCGAGTTGGACAACGGCGTCGTGGACCTGCCGATCGGCAGGCACCCGAGCAACCGGCAGAAGATGGCGGTCAGGTACGATTCGGAACGGAAAGCCGTCACGGAATATAAGGTAATAAAGAGGTTCGACGATTTCACCCTCGTCAAGCTGGACCTGAAGACAGGCAGGACGCACCAGATACGCGTACATATGGCGTATATCGGCCATCCCGTCCTGGGCGATGAGAAATACGGCTCTAAAGGGAATTTCCCCAGGCAGGCGCTCCATTCATATTATCTCAGGCTGCGCCACCCCAAGGACGGCAGGGAGATGGAGTTCAAGGCAGACCTTCCGGACGATATGAGGAAAATGATGGGGCCCGATTTTTTTCTTGCGTTTTAA
- the aroA gene encoding 3-phosphoshikimate 1-carboxyvinyltransferase — protein sequence MSSATIRPAKRLRGSLTLPGDKSISHRAVMLASLANGTSVIKNILHSDDTLTTIEAFRALGIDINIKEDHDEITIIGRGLNGLKEPAGPLFMRNSGTSMRLLLGILAGQPFAATLTADKGLAARPMRRVTEPLSVMGAKFEGRNKADYAPITVRGGKLNPIDYVSPVASAQVKSAILLAGLYAGGKTSVTEPSRSRDHTERMLKAFGARVSVEGLKVSVEGKADLRAREIDVPGDISGAAFFLVAATIVKDSAVTLKSVGVNPTRTGIIDILNKMGGKIAIENARETASEPVGDIFIESADLRGATIEGDLVPRSIDELPVVMVAAAYAKGTTIIKGAQELKVKETDRISSMAANLKNMGAKFSLKGDDIVIEGTGALKGITAMSFGDHRTAMSMAVAGLAAKGDTTIDDTACIAKSYPNFLKDLDSLLI from the coding sequence TTGAGCTCTGCCACTATAAGACCCGCCAAAAGATTACGCGGTTCCCTGACTTTACCAGGCGATAAATCCATCTCCCACAGGGCCGTAATGCTCGCCTCGCTCGCGAACGGCACGAGCGTCATAAAAAATATCCTCCATTCGGACGATACCCTTACCACGATAGAGGCGTTCCGCGCCCTCGGCATCGACATCAACATCAAAGAAGATCATGACGAAATAACCATAATTGGGCGCGGCCTTAACGGCCTAAAAGAACCGGCAGGCCCGCTTTTTATGCGCAATTCCGGAACATCGATGCGGCTCCTCCTTGGTATACTGGCCGGCCAGCCTTTTGCGGCGACATTGACAGCGGATAAAGGATTGGCCGCTAGGCCGATGCGCCGGGTCACCGAACCGCTTTCGGTGATGGGCGCGAAATTCGAAGGCAGGAACAAGGCCGATTACGCGCCGATAACCGTCCGCGGCGGCAAGTTAAATCCCATAGATTATGTCTCTCCGGTCGCGAGCGCGCAGGTAAAATCCGCTATCCTCCTTGCCGGGCTTTACGCCGGAGGGAAGACATCGGTCACCGAGCCTTCGAGATCGCGCGACCATACGGAGCGCATGCTTAAGGCGTTCGGCGCGCGCGTCTCTGTCGAGGGCCTTAAAGTCTCGGTCGAGGGCAAGGCGGACCTGCGGGCGCGGGAAATAGACGTCCCCGGAGACATATCCGGCGCCGCGTTCTTCCTGGTCGCCGCGACGATAGTAAAGGACTCGGCCGTGACCCTTAAGTCAGTAGGCGTCAATCCCACCAGGACCGGAATAATAGATATCCTCAATAAGATGGGCGGGAAGATAGCGATAGAAAACGCGAGAGAGACAGCGTCCGAACCGGTCGGCGATATATTCATAGAGAGCGCTGATCTGCGCGGCGCGACGATAGAGGGGGACCTCGTCCCGCGCTCGATAGATGAATTGCCTGTCGTCATGGTCGCGGCCGCTTATGCCAAGGGCACGACAATAATAAAAGGCGCGCAGGAGCTCAAGGTCAAGGAGACCGACAGGATAAGTTCCATGGCCGCGAACTTGAAAAACATGGGAGCGAAGTTCAGCCTGAAGGGCGACGATATCGTCATCGAGGGGACAGGCGCGCTCAAAGGCATCACCGCGATGAGTTTCGGCGACCACAGGACCGCGATGTCGATGGCAGTCGCCGGCCTCGCGGCAAAGGGCGATACCACCATCGACGACACCGCCTGCATCGCCAAGTCATATCCCAACTTCTTAAAGGACCTCGATTCACTTTTAATATAA
- the ileS gene encoding isoleucine--tRNA ligase: protein MNYKDTLNLPKTDFPMKADLPKREPEMLKFWEEKDIYGHIRKKFSGKPKYILHDGPPYANGDIHIGHALNKTLKDIVVKYKTMRGFDSPYVPGWDCHGLPVEHVLFKELKISKGQIGQLEFRNKAADYALRFVGTQKEQFKRLGIFGEWDDPYLTLKPEYVVGIIRSFGKLVEGGYVYKGVKPVNWCLRCETALAEAEVEYADHTSPSIFVKFKVTDRRFPDGKHFLVIWTTTPWTLVANVAVAVHPALDYVTVEAGGEHYILAKDLLESVAAKAGFKDYKVISTIKGKDLEGLLYKHPFIEREGKVVLADYVSNEEGAGCVHTAPGHGMEDYLTGQKYGLPTIMPVDERGLFDKTAGEFTGMHVFKANGAILERLMKDGNLLYSGTIAHSYPHCWRCKEPVIFRATVQWFINVDHNALRKQTLEEIKRVKWVPSIGENRISAMIENRPDWCLSRQRYWGVPIPAFYCESCKKPVLDPGLINHIADLMEKEGSNVWFSRPAEELLPAGFACPGCKGKKFRKEEDILDVWFDSGVSHQSVLRKRKELAFPADLYLEGSDQHRGWFQAAVLTSMPIEHKAPFKSVLTHGFVVDGEGRKMSKSLGNVISPQDVIKTHGADVLRMWVASCDYYEDIRISKEIIERTSEAYRKIRNTARFILGNLFDFDPGKDRLAHKDLLEIDKWAVSKAFSLVHEIEGYYDAFEFHKVFRALYSFCTVELSSFYLDVSKDRLYTYAPNSRERRSCQTVIYEIVMALAKTLAPMAPFTADEIWQKARRDDPESSVHASLWPEAREGYIDKSLEERWEKIFVLRPYIMKAIEEKRAKGVIGDSMEASVTLYIKDTGKYRFLHDFARELAGVFLVSDFRLEEAGSMPAGKEGLLEAEGLGIYVDKAAGGKCGRCWTYKKEVGTDPEHPELCGRCSKVLKGE from the coding sequence ATGAACTATAAAGATACGCTGAACCTGCCCAAGACGGATTTCCCGATGAAGGCCGACCTCCCGAAGAGGGAGCCGGAGATGCTCAAGTTCTGGGAGGAGAAGGATATATACGGCCATATCCGGAAAAAATTCTCGGGCAAGCCCAAATATATACTGCATGACGGGCCGCCGTATGCCAACGGCGACATCCATATCGGCCATGCCCTGAACAAGACGCTCAAGGACATAGTCGTCAAATACAAGACGATGCGCGGCTTCGATTCGCCCTATGTCCCGGGATGGGACTGCCACGGCCTCCCGGTCGAGCACGTCTTATTCAAAGAGCTCAAGATATCGAAGGGGCAGATCGGCCAGCTTGAATTCCGTAATAAGGCCGCGGATTACGCGCTCAGGTTTGTCGGGACGCAGAAAGAGCAGTTCAAGCGCCTCGGGATATTCGGCGAATGGGACGACCCGTACCTCACGCTCAAGCCCGAGTATGTCGTCGGCATCATACGCTCGTTCGGGAAACTTGTCGAAGGCGGTTACGTCTATAAGGGAGTAAAACCTGTCAACTGGTGCCTGCGCTGCGAGACGGCGCTCGCGGAGGCAGAGGTGGAATACGCGGACCATACCTCGCCGTCAATATTCGTGAAGTTCAAGGTCACAGACAGGAGATTCCCGGACGGAAAACATTTCCTGGTGATCTGGACGACGACTCCTTGGACCCTGGTCGCGAATGTCGCGGTCGCGGTCCATCCCGCCCTTGACTACGTGACGGTCGAGGCCGGCGGAGAGCACTATATACTAGCGAAGGACCTTCTCGAGTCCGTCGCGGCCAAGGCAGGTTTTAAAGATTATAAAGTCATCTCGACCATAAAAGGCAAGGACCTCGAAGGCCTCCTCTATAAACATCCGTTCATCGAAAGGGAAGGGAAGGTCGTCCTCGCGGATTACGTTTCGAACGAAGAAGGTGCCGGATGCGTCCACACCGCGCCGGGCCACGGCATGGAAGATTACCTTACGGGACAGAAATACGGCCTGCCGACGATAATGCCGGTCGACGAGAGGGGATTATTCGATAAGACTGCCGGGGAATTCACCGGGATGCATGTCTTCAAGGCGAACGGCGCAATATTGGAGAGGTTGATGAAGGACGGCAACCTCCTGTATTCCGGGACGATCGCGCATTCTTATCCGCATTGCTGGAGGTGTAAGGAGCCGGTCATATTCAGGGCGACGGTCCAGTGGTTCATAAATGTTGACCATAATGCGCTAAGGAAACAGACGCTCGAAGAGATAAAACGCGTGAAATGGGTCCCGTCTATCGGAGAGAACAGGATCTCGGCTATGATAGAGAACAGGCCCGATTGGTGCCTCTCGCGCCAGAGGTACTGGGGCGTGCCGATACCGGCATTCTACTGCGAGTCGTGCAAGAAACCGGTGCTTGATCCCGGCCTGATAAACCATATCGCGGACCTGATGGAAAAAGAAGGTTCGAACGTATGGTTCAGCAGGCCCGCGGAAGAGCTGTTGCCCGCGGGGTTCGCCTGCCCGGGGTGCAAAGGAAAAAAATTCAGGAAAGAAGAGGATATACTCGACGTCTGGTTCGATTCCGGCGTCAGCCACCAATCCGTATTGAGGAAAAGGAAAGAGCTCGCCTTCCCGGCAGACCTTTACCTGGAGGGCAGCGACCAGCACCGCGGGTGGTTCCAGGCCGCGGTACTTACCTCTATGCCGATAGAGCATAAGGCGCCGTTCAAGAGCGTCCTGACGCACGGTTTCGTCGTTGACGGCGAGGGAAGGAAGATGTCAAAATCCCTGGGTAACGTCATTTCGCCGCAGGACGTGATAAAGACGCACGGCGCCGACGTCCTGAGGATGTGGGTCGCGTCGTGCGATTACTACGAGGATATAAGGATATCAAAAGAGATAATCGAGCGCACTTCCGAGGCGTACCGCAAGATCAGGAACACGGCTCGCTTTATACTGGGGAATCTTTTCGATTTCGACCCGGGCAAAGACAGGCTCGCGCATAAAGACCTCCTTGAGATAGATAAATGGGCGGTCTCGAAGGCCTTCTCGCTGGTCCATGAGATAGAAGGTTATTATGACGCCTTCGAGTTCCACAAGGTCTTCCGCGCCCTGTACAGCTTTTGCACCGTTGAGCTTTCCAGTTTTTATCTTGACGTTTCAAAGGACAGGTTGTATACTTATGCGCCGAACTCGAGAGAGCGGAGATCGTGCCAGACCGTGATCTATGAGATAGTGATGGCCCTGGCGAAAACGCTCGCGCCGATGGCGCCGTTTACAGCCGATGAGATATGGCAGAAGGCCAGGCGGGATGACCCGGAATCAAGCGTCCACGCTTCGCTTTGGCCCGAGGCCCGCGAGGGGTATATCGACAAGTCCCTCGAGGAGAGATGGGAGAAGATATTCGTCCTTCGTCCTTATATAATGAAGGCGATAGAGGAGAAGAGGGCCAAGGGCGTAATAGGCGATTCGATGGAAGCTTCGGTCACGCTGTATATAAAGGATACCGGTAAATACAGGTTCCTGCATGATTTCGCAAGAGAGCTCGCGGGAGTATTCCTGGTCTCGGATTTCAGGCTCGAGGAAGCAGGCAGTATGCCGGCAGGAAAAGAGGGATTGCTCGAGGCCGAAGGGCTGGGCATTTACGTGGATAAGGCCGCCGGAGGCAAATGCGGCCGCTGCTGGACGTATAAAAAAGAGGTCGGAACCGACCCGGAACATCCGGAGCTTTGCGGGCGCTGCTCAAAAGTATTAAAAGGAGAATAA
- a CDS encoding purine-nucleoside phosphorylase: MHELKKKIDDTFNFIKDELKEVPKIDVAIILGTGLGNLTGRIKEKKGIEYWKIPNFPVSTVKGHKGELVFGKIGDKNVVAMEGRFHHYEGYPLDQVTYPVRVVKALGAKILVVSNAAGGMNPGYKAGDLMAIADHINFTGVNPLIGPNDESLGPRFPDFCDLYDPKLIALAEEIAKDEKIRMHKGVYVGVTGPNLETRAEYKFFQMIGADAVGMSTVPEVIVARHAGLRIFGISVITDVCLPETLKPCNIDEIIKAANEAEPKLTKLIYTLIERI, encoded by the coding sequence ATGCACGAACTGAAAAAGAAGATCGACGATACGTTCAACTTCATAAAAGATGAACTGAAAGAAGTCCCCAAGATCGATGTCGCGATAATCCTGGGTACCGGCCTGGGCAACCTCACCGGGAGGATAAAAGAGAAGAAGGGCATAGAATACTGGAAGATACCGAACTTCCCTGTATCGACGGTCAAGGGGCACAAAGGGGAGCTTGTCTTCGGCAAGATAGGCGACAAGAATGTCGTCGCGATGGAAGGCAGGTTCCACCATTACGAGGGATACCCGCTGGACCAGGTCACTTATCCGGTCAGGGTGGTAAAGGCGCTCGGCGCGAAGATACTAGTCGTCTCTAATGCCGCGGGCGGTATGAACCCGGGTTACAAAGCCGGAGACCTCATGGCGATAGCCGACCATATAAATTTTACAGGGGTCAATCCCCTGATAGGGCCGAATGATGAATCGCTGGGCCCCAGGTTCCCGGATTTCTGCGACCTGTACGACCCGAAGCTTATCGCCTTGGCCGAAGAGATCGCGAAGGATGAGAAGATCAGGATGCATAAAGGCGTATATGTAGGCGTCACCGGACCGAACCTCGAGACGCGCGCGGAGTATAAGTTCTTCCAGATGATCGGGGCCGACGCGGTAGGGATGTCGACCGTGCCGGAAGTCATCGTAGCCAGGCACGCGGGCCTCCGGATATTCGGCATAAGCGTCATAACCGACGTTTGCCTTCCCGAGACGCTCAAGCCCTGCAACATAGATGAGATAATAAAGGCGGCCAACGAAGCCGAGCCGAAACTCACGAAATTGATATATACCCTGATAGAGAGAATATGA
- a CDS encoding YggS family pyridoxal phosphate-dependent enzyme yields MIPENIRGVKERIRLAAGKIGKNDRDITLVCVTKTVDVPRIEEALAAGVTDIGENYVQAAEIKFKAIEYRAKWHLIGHLQTNKVKEAVRMFDLIHSVDSLKLAEEISKRSAGLLDPKKVLIEVKTSEEATKYGVLPEQALPLIEKIAVLPHIKVMGLMTMAPFTENPEDSRPYFERLKKLSLLILTKRIRNVDMRYLSMGMTQDFEVAIEEGANIIRIGHAIFGG; encoded by the coding sequence ATGATCCCTGAAAATATACGGGGCGTAAAGGAGCGTATCCGCCTCGCGGCCGGGAAGATAGGAAAGAACGACCGGGATATCACGCTCGTCTGCGTGACCAAGACCGTAGACGTCCCGCGGATAGAAGAGGCCCTTGCCGCGGGCGTTACGGATATAGGCGAAAACTATGTACAGGCCGCGGAGATAAAATTTAAGGCGATCGAATACAGGGCAAAGTGGCACCTTATCGGCCACCTGCAGACAAATAAGGTCAAAGAGGCGGTGAGGATGTTCGATCTCATCCACTCGGTGGATTCCCTGAAATTGGCCGAGGAGATATCGAAACGGTCGGCCGGGCTCCTGGACCCGAAGAAGGTATTGATAGAGGTCAAGACTTCGGAGGAGGCGACAAAATACGGGGTATTGCCGGAGCAGGCGCTTCCCCTTATAGAAAAGATAGCCGTATTACCCCATATAAAGGTCATGGGCCTGATGACGATGGCGCCGTTCACTGAGAACCCGGAGGATTCGAGGCCGTATTTTGAGAGGTTGAAGAAATTGTCCCTGCTTATCTTGACGAAAAGGATCAGAAATGTGGACATGAGGTATCTCTCGATGGGCATGACCCAGGATTTCGAGGTAGCGATAGAGGAAGGCGCGAATATAATAAGGATAGGGCATGCGATATTTGGCGGATAA
- the lspA gene encoding signal peptidase II yields MHSFLRKGLAPFIIAASVVIIDQVTKAIAVAKLTSVGSLPAIGTIVSFTLVKNTGAAFGLFRYQTVVLVVISVIAIAFTIFYLAKKKPALYLPFSLILGGAAGNLIDRLHPGGYVIDFIDLHFWPVFNVADSCITIGAVLLFVIILRGKDASRTV; encoded by the coding sequence ATGCACTCCTTTCTGAGGAAAGGACTGGCGCCTTTTATTATCGCCGCCTCGGTCGTCATTATAGACCAGGTTACCAAGGCGATAGCGGTAGCGAAATTGACCTCCGTTGGTTCACTCCCCGCGATCGGCACGATCGTAAGTTTCACCCTTGTCAAGAATACCGGCGCCGCTTTCGGGCTCTTCAGGTACCAGACCGTCGTTTTAGTCGTCATTTCCGTCATAGCGATAGCGTTTACCATTTTCTATCTGGCAAAGAAGAAACCCGCCCTATACCTGCCGTTCTCGCTCATACTCGGAGGCGCTGCGGGAAACCTCATCGACAGGTTGCATCCCGGCGGTTACGTGATAGATTTCATAGACCTGCACTTCTGGCCGGTCTTCAACGTCGCGGACTCCTGTATAACGATAGGGGCTGTATTGCTCTTCGTGATAATTTTGAGAGGCAAGGATGCATCCCGTACTGTTTAA
- the proC gene encoding pyrroline-5-carboxylate reductase: MRYLADKRIGVIGLGNMGGAIINGLLTSGAVKRTGVTGFDNDRAKRVVAVKKYGILATGSILEAVAHSDIVIFAVKPQNIGEVLEEVSSYGKGRLYISIAAGINTRRIEKALARIRRPRVIRVMPNTPALVGEGITAVCRGRYATAGDLKAANGIFSSVGETINLNERYFDLVTAVSGSGPAYFFYLKEALIESAVSLGMDRATAKRLVSKTALGAARLLIESGHEPQALRRSVTSKGGTTEQAIKVFDRAGMKRIVGKAVTAAARRSKELSGE, encoded by the coding sequence ATGCGATATTTGGCGGATAAAAGAATAGGCGTCATCGGCCTTGGGAATATGGGCGGGGCGATAATAAACGGCCTCCTCACATCCGGCGCCGTCAAAAGGACGGGCGTTACAGGTTTTGATAACGACCGGGCCAAGCGTGTGGTTGCCGTTAAGAAATATGGAATATTGGCAACCGGATCGATACTTGAGGCCGTAGCGCACAGCGATATCGTAATCTTCGCGGTCAAGCCGCAAAATATCGGAGAGGTGCTAGAAGAGGTATCTTCTTACGGCAAGGGCCGGTTATATATCTCGATCGCGGCTGGGATAAATACCCGCAGGATAGAGAAGGCCCTTGCGCGCATACGAAGGCCCCGCGTCATAAGGGTGATGCCGAATACGCCGGCGCTTGTAGGCGAGGGCATCACGGCTGTTTGCAGAGGCAGATACGCGACTGCCGGAGACCTGAAGGCCGCGAACGGGATATTTTCGAGCGTTGGGGAGACGATAAATTTAAACGAGAGATATTTTGACCTTGTCACCGCGGTATCGGGAAGCGGCCCGGCCTATTTCTTTTACCTCAAAGAGGCGCTCATAGAATCGGCTGTCAGCCTCGGGATGGACAGGGCTACGGCAAAAAGACTCGTATCGAAGACCGCCCTCGGCGCGGCGCGGCTGCTTATAGAATCGGGGCATGAGCCGCAGGCCCTGCGCCGGAGCGTGACGTCAAAGGGCGGCACTACCGAACAGGCGATAAAAGTATTCGACCGGGCCGGGATGAAGAGGATAGTCGGGAAAGCCGTGACCGCCGCGGCGCGCCGTTCAAAAGAATTATCGGGGGAATAA
- a CDS encoding YggT family protein translates to MSNLIFWAARMLEILLNILCILIFFRAVISWVNPDPFNPLVQFLNRSTDPILAPIRRFIPPLGPMDISPWIATIVLYSVNKYFLVPTLLELAMRLR, encoded by the coding sequence TTGAGCAATCTGATATTCTGGGCCGCGCGAATGCTTGAGATCCTGCTAAATATATTATGTATCCTGATATTTTTCCGGGCGGTCATAAGCTGGGTCAATCCCGACCCGTTCAACCCGCTTGTGCAGTTCCTGAACAGGTCCACCGACCCGATACTGGCGCCTATAAGGAGGTTCATCCCCCCGTTGGGGCCCATGGATATCTCGCCGTGGATAGCGACGATAGTCCTCTATTCCGTAAATAAATATTTTCTGGTGCCGACACTTCTGGAGCTGGCGATGAGGTTAAGGTAA
- a CDS encoding rod shape-determining protein, with product MFSNDMGIDLGTASTLVYVKGQGIVLCEPSVVAIQKGTNHVLAVGEEAKRMLGRTPGSIVAIRPMKDGVIADFEITEAMLRYFINKVHNRRVLVRPRMVIAIPSGITEVEKRAVKDSAERAGAREVYLVEEPIAAAIGVGLPIQEPAGNMIIDIGGGTTEMAVVSLSDVVYSKSIRIGGDEMDDAIIQHLKKTYNLMIGERTAEEIKIKIGSAYPLEEEMTMEVRGRDLVAGLPKTVTISSEEVREALAEPIAAIVEAVRITLERTPPELSADLIERGMVLAGGGGLLRGLDKLLSEQTGLPVHIAEDPITAVALGTGMVLSEIKYLKKVTVTTASKSPESQ from the coding sequence ATGTTCAGTAACGACATGGGCATCGACCTTGGCACCGCGAGCACGCTCGTTTACGTAAAAGGCCAAGGGATAGTGCTTTGCGAACCTTCGGTCGTCGCCATACAGAAGGGGACTAACCACGTCCTGGCGGTCGGCGAAGAGGCGAAGCGGATGTTAGGCCGTACCCCCGGTTCGATAGTGGCTATAAGGCCGATGAAAGACGGAGTTATCGCTGATTTCGAAATAACGGAGGCGATGCTCCGTTATTTTATTAATAAGGTCCACAACAGGCGAGTTTTGGTCAGGCCGCGCATGGTCATCGCCATACCTTCCGGCATTACCGAAGTCGAGAAGCGCGCGGTCAAGGATTCTGCGGAAAGGGCAGGCGCCCGAGAGGTATACCTCGTCGAGGAGCCGATAGCCGCCGCGATAGGCGTAGGCCTGCCGATACAGGAACCCGCCGGCAACATGATAATCGACATCGGCGGCGGCACGACGGAGATGGCGGTAGTCTCTCTCTCGGACGTCGTATACTCGAAATCGATCCGCATAGGCGGCGACGAGATGGACGACGCGATAATTCAGCACCTGAAAAAGACTTATAACCTCATGATCGGCGAACGCACCGCCGAGGAGATAAAGATAAAGATAGGCTCGGCTTACCCGCTCGAGGAAGAGATGACGATGGAAGTCCGCGGCCGCGATCTGGTGGCAGGTCTTCCAAAGACAGTCACAATATCTTCTGAGGAGGTAAGAGAGGCTCTTGCTGAGCCAATAGCTGCCATAGTGGAGGCGGTCAGGATTACCCTCGAGCGCACACCGCCGGAGCTTTCCGCAGACCTGATAGAGCGCGGGATGGTCCTGGCAGGAGGCGGCGGATTGCTGAGGGGGCTGGACAAACTCCTTTCGGAACAGACCGGCCTTCCCGTGCATATAGCGGAGGATCCGATAACCGCGGTCGCCCTCGGGACAGGGATGGTATTAAGCGAAATAAAGTATCTCAAAAAAGTTACGGTTACTACCGCTTCTAAGTCCCCTGAATCACAGTAA